The Chthoniobacterales bacterium region GCACGGCTCCGATGAGTGCGATGGGGACGGCTGGCGCCAGCTTTTCCGGAGGAGGCCCGGCGGGAGGAGTCGGCGGGGCAGGCTCGCCGTTTTTTGGTCTCAGTATCAAAAGCGACGCGCTGGTCGGGACGTTTTACGATCTCAAGCAGACTCGCGATCGGAAACCCACGCGGATCGTCACCAATCCGAAACCCAGCCCAAGCAAATACCGCGACCTGGGATACGAGGAGGTTGTTCAGCGATTCACCCGCGGCGGCTTCAAGCCCAGCACGTTCGAATCCTACTTCCGCGGGCCCAATCCCGTGTATGCCTCCCAGATTTTCATCCCCGGGATCAACGCTGCCGACGGTCCGAAGGCGTTCGGCCTCGAGAAGGAGGTCCAGCCCAGTCGCTGGGTGGTGGTTTACAGCGGCCGCGTGCGGGCGCCGGAAACGGGAAATTTCCGTTTCGTGGGCTGGGCGGACGACGTTCTCGTCGTGCGGTTCGACGGCCGGGTGGTGCTGGACGCCAGCTCCGCGCAGGCGAGTTCCTGGAAGCCGAAAGACGTCTACAACTATAAGTTTCCGCATCGAGCGTTCGCCTACGGGGGTTTCCGCGCCGGCAACTGGATGAGCGTCTCCGCCGGGAAGGATTACGATGTCGACATCATCATCGGAGAGTCGCCCGGCGGCGGTTTTTTCGCGCAATTGCTGATGGAGAAGCAGGGCGCCGCCTACGAGAAGGACCAGGATGGCAATCCCCTCCTTCCGATCTTCCGTGTTGCGAAAGTCCCCCCGCCGGACGTGTCCCGGGGCACCGGAAGCGTGCCGGTGGCCCCCGATGGTCCGGTCTGGCAGGCATTGCAGCGAACGGCTCCGACCTTCTGATCTGGCCATCGGCGCCGGCGAGTTTCCAATCCCTCAGCGGCCCCGTCCCGCTGGCCCGAAATCGCCGTTTAAGCAAAATCTTGACGGATCGCCCCGCGCGCTCCAGTTTCCTTCGTGATTGCCCCCCTAACGCAATTGAGCCTCCGCGAGCGCCCATGAAAAATTACGCCTTTCCTCTGATTGCCTGTGTTCTCCTTGGAGCGCCCCTCGTCCGCGCCGAATCGGTCTACACCGACCCCGTTGGCGTCGTGAACATCACCATCAAGGGAAATTCCGACACGATTGTCGCCGTTCCGCTGACTCCGAATCCCGACTATTCCGGCAAGGTCACTTCCGCGGCATCTGGCGGGGCGAACGCCTTCAATCTCAACGTCACTGGCACCACCGGCTGGACAGCCAACCAGTTCGCCAATCTCTACTACGTTCGGATGACCTCCGGGGCGAAGAACGGGATGTATTACACCATCACCGCAAACACGACCGGCCAGGTTACGGTGGACACCGCAGGCGATAACCTTTCGACGATCGCGGCCAACGACACGTTCAAAATCTTCAAATACTGGACGCTGGCCACGCTGTTCCCGCCCGCCAGCGCCGGCACCCCCGCCAATCCGCTGACGGCGTCCGCTTCAACGTCTCCGTTAGCTCGACAAACTCAGATTCTGATCACGGATCCGAATGTTGCCGGTATCAATAATGCCGCGACCGCTTCCTATTACTTCATTTCTGCCTCCAATTGGTATGTGTCGGGTTCCAATCAAATTTCCAATAATGTTATTCTTTATCCAGATAACTCTTTGGTAATCCGGCAGCCCGCGAGTGTTGCTTCGGATGTGGTATGGTCCTCCGCCGGCTCAGTGATGTTGAGTTCGCTCGCAATGCCTTTGCTTACGCAAGCAGTAGGTCCGCAAGATAACGCGATTGCTTTAATGCGCCCTGTTGATGTGAAGCTTTCCGATTTGGGATTGGACAGTGCGTTTACCCAGAGCTCGAGCACCTCGCCGCTTGCCCGGCGAGATCAGCTGTTTGTGTTCGATAATACCACTTCAGGAATCAATAAATCAGCCTCACGAGCGTATTATAGAACCGGTGGAACATGGCGAAAAGCGGGAGCCGATTCTGTGGTTGCCGATGGAGATGTTATTCGAGCGGGAGACGCTTTTATGATTAGAAAATTTCAAACGGGCACAGGGGCGTCTGTAGTGTGGAATAACACCGCAACTTATTGAGGAAATATCATGAGACCTTTTTTCTTAGCCTCCTTGGGATTAATCACGTTTGTCTCTTCCCTTTGTGCCGCCGGATCATATATATCGGTGGGAGCTACAGGGATCATGCGTGATAGCGCAGGAAGCATGATCCAAGCAGGGGCCATTGGTCTGCTTGTTGCGGATACCGATGGCAATGGCCTTATTGATCCATTTGGCACTACACTTTCTCTTACGGCAGGATATACCTTCGCCAATACTGGTAGTGATCTTGTCGTGGGGGTTTATCAAGCGTCGGACGTCAGCACTGATACCTCCGGAAAGATGGGATTTAATCTTAGCAACACCACGCTAACGTATTCTGGCGGTTTTGGCGCTGGAGATGCGCTTTATATTGTATGGTTTCCGACGATGACAACACCGGGCGTTACAGTTTCTTCTGGAACTTCCTATGGTGTGTTTCGCACGGATACGCCGGACTCTTTAGGGACCATGGCGTGGACCGCCCCAGCCGATGGAACCACTCAAAGCCTTTTTTCGCTAGATAATTCCCTCGGCGGAAATCCAGCGATTTCAAATTCTGCATTCACCGCGAATTTTACGGCCGTTCCGGAGCCGGCCACTGTCGGCCTGTTTGGCGTGGCTGCCTTGGGCGTGATTCTTCTCCGGAGGCGATTCCGGGCTTCCTAAGTCCGCACTTCAGGTTTTGTAGGCTCGCGCCGCTCGTGCGTCGCGGCTAGAACGTGGGCATGACGATCCTTCCGGACAGCTTTGTCGACCTGCCCACTTCACGCGGGCCAATGCGCGTGCATCTGTTTGTTCCTTCCGGTGAGGCTCGTTTCCCGGGGGTCATTTTCTATTCGGAAATCTTTCAGGTGACCGGGCCGATTCGCCGGATGGCGGCCGCGCTTGCCGGGCAGGGCTATGTGGTCGCGGTTCCCGAGGTTTATCACGAGTTCGAGCCGGCGGGGACGGTGTTGGCATATGATCAGGCCGGATCCGATCGGGGCAACGCTCTCAAGTTCACCAAGGAGATCGCGTCATCGGACGAAGATGCCGCCGTGG contains the following coding sequences:
- a CDS encoding PEP-CTERM sorting domain-containing protein; the encoded protein is MRPFFLASLGLITFVSSLCAAGSYISVGATGIMRDSAGSMIQAGAIGLLVADTDGNGLIDPFGTTLSLTAGYTFANTGSDLVVGVYQASDVSTDTSGKMGFNLSNTTLTYSGGFGAGDALYIVWFPTMTTPGVTVSSGTSYGVFRTDTPDSLGTMAWTAPADGTTQSLFSLDNSLGGNPAISNSAFTANFTAVPEPATVGLFGVAALGVILLRRRFRAS
- a CDS encoding TIGR02597 family protein; amino-acid sequence: MKNYAFPLIACVLLGAPLVRAESVYTDPVGVVNITIKGNSDTIVAVPLTPNPDYSGKVTSAASGGANAFNLNVTGTTGWTANQFANLYYVRMTSGAKNGMYYTITANTTGQVTVDTAGDNLSTIAANDTFKIFKYWTLATLFPPASAGTPANPLTASASTSPLARQTQILITDPNVAGINNAATASYYFISASNWYVSGSNQISNNVILYPDNSLVIRQPASVASDVVWSSAGSVMLSSLAMPLLTQAVGPQDNAIALMRPVDVKLSDLGLDSAFTQSSSTSPLARRDQLFVFDNTTSGINKSASRAYYRTGGTWRKAGADSVVADGDVIRAGDAFMIRKFQTGTGASVVWNNTATY